The Streptomyces pactum genome contains a region encoding:
- a CDS encoding chorismate mutase, translated as MTTSNTGTGAVDPVVREELARLRDSIDNIDAAVVHMLAERFKCTQQVGHLKARHQLPPADPARESKQIARLRALAESAKLDPAFAEKFLNFIIAEVIHHHERIAESSGNGSGPSPAAG; from the coding sequence ATGACCACCAGCAACACCGGTACCGGTGCCGTCGACCCCGTCGTCCGCGAGGAGCTGGCCCGGCTGCGGGACAGCATCGACAACATCGACGCGGCCGTCGTCCACATGCTCGCCGAGCGCTTCAAGTGCACCCAGCAGGTCGGCCACCTCAAGGCCCGGCACCAGTTGCCGCCCGCCGATCCGGCCCGTGAGTCGAAGCAGATCGCGCGGCTGCGCGCCCTCGCCGAGAGCGCCAAGCTGGACCCGGCGTTCGCCGAGAAGTTCCTGAACTTCATCATCGCCGAGGTGATCCACCACCACGAGCGCATCGCGGAGAGCAGCGGCAACGGCAGCGGCCCGTCCCCGGCCGCCGGCTGA